GTTAGAAGATCTGTGTGTCCATGTATctgttttaaacatttcattGATTTATTCACGTCCTCTTGTTAGATTTTAGACTTCATCATTGCCAAGTTAATACATcgttatgtttgttttttttaatgtccaatattaaaataaaaccattaatgtgaaaactgtttttaaaacattcagAGAATATTTTCTTATTGCAGTTAATCTGTTTATTGTACTTTTTCTTTATATTCGCGAAAGGTTTAAGACAAGacaacaaaatatgaaactGATCCAAACAATACAGCATACAGCATGGTGGTTAATAAAGAAAACGAGAAAAATAAAGATCATTTCACTTTTTGGTCACTAGTTTTGTGCATTCTTCTGACATGGAAAATATTTATCTAATCCTACTTAAAATAGTTCTGTACTGTAACCGTCCaaataaaagtaacaaaaacgtgtaaaaaaaaaaaaaaacaacttactGATACAGTGCTAAGGCTCAGGCACTAGAGTTCagcaaaagcaacatttttcaaCTGATGTTTCATGTTCTGAGAATGATGATGAGCCTCTGTAGAATGTGTTGGACATGTGCAACATCTTTTAGTGTCTTATATAGGAGTAATCGCACACCAGGTCATAGCTTTTCCAGTCGTGGAAAGTTTCAGTACATACATGGTGCAGTTGCTACTGTAAATACCGCTGGTAGTGCTGTTGGTACAGCAGCTACCACTCCAGTTCTACTGGATATTTCCCAGTCAGGCAGGCGGTGCAGTGGCCCACTTTACTGCTGGACTTGTTACAGGAGCTGATGTTGTCCTTCTCCTGCAGGGAGGCGATTCCCTCCTGAACAGCTGATACGAGGCCCTCCACAGTCAGATACTTAACACTGTCAGCACCTGTACCACAGAGTTAGTGTTAACTCAGACGTAATTTTGCTCCAGTGAAGAAACTGAAACATGCTACTGCTTTGTAGCAACAGGCCATACTAACGgtaataccacaaaattgtatATTAGTACTTACCAATATAACCAGCAATGTCCTGAAACTCTGGCTTGTTGGCAATAAGCTCCTCCTTGGTTGGAATATTGATGCCCATGTAGCAGGGGAACCTGATTGGTGGAGATGCCACCCTGATATGGACCTGTGCAGGAAAGCACAGAGGTTAATTTCATTTAGACCGTTGTGAGACAGGTTAGTTTTACCCTAGTGATGATGTGTTGTTGCAATAGTATGGACCTGTGCAGGGAAGCACGGAGGTTAATTTAATGTAAACGgataaaatctgtgttttttaaggGCCTATTTTCATATCAACATATAATATTTGACCATATTCCCAGAGGATGAAGATTGCTCAATCTAATAAAGGAGATTGTAGCAGCATGGTGTACATTCACACAGTAATTTCAAAAGACACAGCACACTTAAACCTGTTTTTCCCTGTAAAATAATTGATACAGTACTGAAACATCAATGCTAGTGTTAATATTGACATTTATTAGCAAAAGTTAAAATCCTCTAACCAGCATTAACCCACTTGAGACTGTACATAAAAGCTGGATGTAGCTAACATGATGTCAATAATAGGTGTGTGAGCTACCATTGCTAAGCCTTCAGTTTGGCATTTGGCTGTCaccatcttggtcttttgaatTTGGATGCGACCAGTGGATCTGAGTAGAGAGCCCAAGAACACTAGAAATGGTGATATGGTATCTGTCAATCGGAAGTTAGCCCCATCCTAAGACATACCCTGCTTCATCATCTATTTTATCCTAAATTAAACCAGAACTTACTTAATGAACATCAGGCTTAATTCGAAGACTGACTTGTAGACAATCTAACATCAGAGATGTCTCCCTCTGCTGGCGCTCAGAAAGAATGCACCAGCAGAGGATGTGCTCTCCTATCTGGTCTTCATCCTTTATATTACTGTCTGCACCTCAAATATCTGCATCATGTTACAACAGTTTATCAACTTCTAGTAAACTGTGCTTGCActagggaaaatttgtctctagccactgtggctaaagtgctagaattttgtttagccacactttttcagtatctgtactgcgGTGCGCGAAGTTATGGACAAAAGACAAGACAGCTGAGgacatcatcttgggctttgggaaatactgatacaatatatttttcacccttttctgacagtttatagAACAAATAATCACTCAATTGAGAAAGTAATGGACAgattcaaaaacaatgaaataactAATTCATTGCCAGCCAAATAGCGGCTGAAGGCCTGAATAGCAAtaatacaggaagaaaaaaacgcaTGGGTTAACAAGTTGGGATACACAAGGACTAGGGGACGAgggaagagtgtgtgtgtgtgtgtgtgtgtgtgtgtgtgtgtgtgtgtgtgtgtgtgtgtgtgtgtgtgtgtgtgtgtgtgtgtgtgtgtgtgtgtggcaaagGGGGAGGGGTGTTGGTGGAAATGGAGTAAGCCAGGTGTAGAGAGCGAGAGCTTAAGTCCGAATCCTTTTTTCCGATTGGCTGAGATGAGACACGTGACTCTGCATTtattaatgatcggaagcattcgGGTCATTCCGGTTATACTCTgtagcgctcttcagtaaaggagacacggtttgttattttctttgattattgcTCGGCAAATTTGGaaaaagttgtaagttaaccctttttttttacatttattaggcaaaacTGGCTTCGCCACtgtggctaaacatgctaaaaatggcttcgccatcctgaggaaggcttcgCCTATGGCGAAGTGGCGAATGGCTAGTGCAAGCATTGAGTAAACCAACCTCTGTTGCACCAGCTTCTTTCAGTAGTTTAATAATGGGGGAGATGGTGTTGCCCCTGACGATGGAGTCATCAATTAACACCACTCGTTTCCCAGCAAAGTTGTCTGTCAGAGCCCCAAACTTCTTGGCCACTCCCAGCTGCCTCAACCGTGTATTTGGCTGAATAAACGTTCTACCAACGTAGCGGTTCTTACACAGAACCTCTACGTATGGAAGACCGGACTGTGGGAGGAGGACAAGAAGAGAAAAGCTTGTGAGAACAAAAGTCAGTCAGGTGGTAAAACAATTATTCTACCAAGTTAAAACAGACATCTTGCAGACAGACCTGTTGAGCGTAGCCCAGGGCAGCTGGGGTTGCAGACTCTGGCACAGTGCTGACCACGTCCACATCTGTTGGAGCCTCGATGGCTAACTGCCGACCACAGCGTTGCCGCACAGTATAGACCATCTGTCCTGAAGTACATTCATATTTTAGTAACACTAAAAGACAGTCAAACAGTTAAGAACAAGGTCAGTAGTAAGCGAGTTACACATAATAAATATTCATACCTTCAAAAATAGAGTCTGGCCTGGCAAAGTAAACATATTCAAAAATGCAGAAGGCAGGCAGGTCTCCCTCTGGGCGAGGCACCACACTCAGAGTCTTCACTCCATGTCTGGATATCTGAACTATCTCTCCAGGTAGGACCTCTCTGTAATAcctgagaaacagaaaacatgtaaatacaaggtttctgcagaaatcagccagtcaaatttaatgctttttaatgccatgactgtgaactcaacaaattacatgggtttgggttttttttttggtaaaagatgatttttatatgaaaactgtccctacatttcactatttctgaatctggaaaccacccctgaccaaTCACGGGCtgtagtcattctctgaaatcatGTTTTCTCGCCATTTTTGCGAGAATTTgtttttccccatttcccagccctcctccacctggtccagcctgcaagccactttaaaaacatgcagtttttggcaacTGTACCCGACCAGCCAGAACAATTAGCGCAGTTCCTCGGCATGTTtacgcagatgcacatatctgacaaaTTGCAGTCtataattttatattattattgtcaaatatttttcttaaaccgcagaaagaatttttaatgccactgagaatcaaatttaatgattttaatgccatttaacccataagaacccagggtgacaccagtgtaacaagcattttgagtgccccagtctcttcctattaaagctttatgtctgaccttaactcattaagtcctttaaggaaaaatgggtctgggttcttatgagTTAAggcctttatttttgcaaaatcaacGTAATGACTATTAATGTCTTTTAATGCCTTGCAGAAACCCTGAAATAGTTCAACTCCCAGCGCCGCAGGTTGCCGCTAAAATACAAAAGATGTTGCAACAGTGCTAAAAACTCACTTGGCACCGATGGACTGGAAGCTACAGGACTCTGATGACACAACCCAGCCCTCAGTGTCCTCCTCTCCAACACCTGTCaagagcaaaataaaagaaGTTAATCATCCACCAGCTCACACATTTGACCTCTGATGAAATCCAAACCTCAtctgtgacacaaaaaaaagctTAAGCACCGTTAAGCTCTTGTGAGGCCTCATAAAAATTGACTCTTTTGAGGACAAAGTCAAACCAAAGGTATTTATAGAGCACAATCAAAACAACAGATGTTGGTCCAAAGTGCTTTGTCATAGGGAAAGAAGAATggcattccaaaaaaaaaacaactgaaaatgatTGAGCTTCAAATAGTTCACAACCATGATTTAAATACCTGTAGTGTGTAGTTTAGAGATGGGAACAAGCCGTCCAATGCAGAGGGGCCGGTTTCCATACGGATCACGCACCGCATAGATAACGTCTTTGAACATCACCAGCAGCGAGTATGATGTCGGGGTTTCAGTCATGAGGTTTTTTAtcctacaaagaaaaaaagtagtAAAGCAAGTGTTGAAATAGTATTGGTTTTCTTTAAATGTATGCAGCATTAGGCCTTACTACTCACCTGGCAACCCAGTCAGGTGAGTCCAGCTCCTCCATTGGTGGAGTGAATGCCAGCAGCTGGGTGATGAGCTCGCTGTCTGAGCCGGTGGAGAGGCCGACACCGTGGCGCATCACCTGCACGGCACGTTTACAATGACTGATTTAGTGCATAGGCAAAGACAGAAGTGTTATTTTATACACTTAAAATCAATATCGTTATTTATGCCCTCGAGAAGAAACACGTACTTTTACTCATACTGCACATGGAAGAAAGATGTGTGAGAACATTTACAAACTCAATTCACACTTTTCTGTCGTGAAAGTGCACTTCAGATGGGACATTAATATGCACCACATTCAGCTGGGATGAGCATAAGGCCAGTCTCACCTTTTTCCTCAAGGCATGCGCATTAACTAGCTCTCCATTGTGTGCCACAGCAATCTTGCCATGCAGCGTATCCACCACAAAGGGTTGGCAGTTCTGCAGCTCCGAGATCCCGGTGGTTGAATAGCGTGTGTGACAAATGCCGAGGTTACCATAGCGCAGTTTCAGCAGAGCCTCGGGTGGGAATGCAGTGTTCACTAATCCCAttccctaaaaaaaaaagaaaaaaaaaaagaaaagaaaacggCAAGGGGAATCAGTGAGATCGTTTTACTTATATAGTCCACACtgaaatgaaaagatgccatCAGTTTTATGCAAGGTGGAGAATGAAGACACAATCTGAGTGTGATGAGGcttcaaaacaaacaagcagaagCCTTAGATGTTTACTGTTTATGACGTCTAGTGTGAATGACTGTAACGGGGTTTTCTGTTGCTGAAGTGTCTGTTTTTCATAGTGTGAATTAACTGTGCTCATACAAGGAGCTTCTCAGCATTAccttgtgtgttgtgtatgtggGAGGACTGGCCCCATTACTCGTGACAATCCCAGCACTTTCCTGACCCCTGAGAAGACACAAACAGCGCAAACTGTAACAGTGTAAACAACCCAGATGGAGGTCATTTGTATATTGAGAAATCCCTGTTTTGTTTCTGCAAGCCGGAACGTGAATCTAACTGTTCAACTCCTTTTATTTGGTATAAGCCTTGAGGCGAATCAAACTGGTTTGAGCCAGGCAAAACGGAGCAAGATGgaggacataaaaaaaaaaacaacagtgctTCTCTGTTGCCGAGCAGCCATATATGGAGAGTCGCCTTGCTGCAGCTTCAGCCCATTTACCAAGCTGCTTCTCAGATTACAGCTGGTCCCGCCTCCCCAGCACACAGCTTAAGCCAGTGGTGAGGCTGCTCTTCAGCACGGAGGCGTTGCTTTCAGGCTTAACCGCCTGGTTGCCTAGGGAACCGGGCGGCAGAGACCAGACGGggctgggggaaaaaagaaagcgTTTCCAGGTCAGCTCAAACATGGAGAGGAGAGTACAGAGACAAAGAGTGGGTGACAGGGAGCTGGTGGAGGAGATGGGCTCGGTGGAGAGGCAGTGGGTGGAGGCAGAGGTGCTGGCTCTGATATCAGTGTGGGACGAGGTTGGAGCTCAGCACGTAGCAGAGAGCAGAACCACGTTTGAGCTGATCTCAGAGCGTCTGAGGCGGCTCAGCGTTGTGCGCAGCTGGAGGGAGTGTCAGGCCAAGTGCAGAAGCCTGGGACTTCAGAGCAGGAAGCCTGATGCAGCAGTAGCAGCAAACTACAGCCCAGCAGTGGATGGAAGGCTGGTGGAGGGATGGAAGGAAGAGGTGGCAGATGTGGGTAATCAAAGAGGTATCTATCCTTCCTCAGTCACTATCCCAATGCAAGAAGGTAAATCTAAGTCCAGCACAAACTGTAGCACTCATGATAACAACATGTGTCTTTCTTGTTTAAACTGAGAGCATGTCCGTTGAAGCTTGCTTACCCTAACAACTGATTCAAACATTTATTCATCACATTgattaaataaaatcaattaGTTAACagcctgtgcatgtgtgtgcagcaaGGAGGAGTGGTAACCATCCTTACACTTCAACTGTGGCTGAAGAAGGAGGCCGCCACTGGACAGACGATGAAGTGCGAGCGCTGTTGTGCGTCTGGGCCGACCGCCACATCCGGGAGCGCTTGAAATGCACGCTACGCAATAAGTCCATCTTCCAGGAGATGGCACGACAGATGCAGAGAACCTTTGGAGTCGTGCGCAACTGGAAGCAATGTCGTACGAAATATAAGAACTTGAAGTATGACTACAAGACCGCCAAAAGCGCTCATGCTGCTGGAGGCAGCAGTTCAGGAGGCCCGGGGAAGTACATGAAGTTTTTTGACGAGGTGGAAGCCATTCTGCTGGACTACGGACTGGAAAATGGAACTTTGGAGATGCAGAAGAGGTTGTATGatggagaagcagcagcagcgaggCAACAAACACCAGCAGCCCCCACAGGACAGATGATGGCCTCAGACAGTGAAGTTGTCATAGAAATCAATGATGGTATGTATTCAGTCTGCAATGCACATCGTAGCTTTAGAGTCAAGGCTtcaagaaaatctttttttattgtattttcagaTGACAACAGTGACGATTATGACCTTGATGGCGACGTGGAGGCAAAATGGAGAGGCACAGGTAGGAGAAATCTGCCCAAATCACTTGTATAGATTAGTAGCATATTATCTTCTCTTTGCTTAATGAATTCTTATTCACTACAGATGCTAATGTAACACAAACGGATTCGTCCAGCTGTGATCAGTTCCACGTGGTCACCGTGTCCGACACAGGTCGAAACTGGAGCGACCAAGAGGTGCGAGCGCTGATTCAAGTCTGGTCCGATGAGCGTATAAGCAGGCAGCTGGAGAGCTCGACCAGAAAGAGGGACATCTTTGTGCAGATCTCCAACCGGTTGTTGCAACTCGGCATCGAACGTGAC
This region of Acanthochromis polyacanthus isolate Apoly-LR-REF ecotype Palm Island chromosome 4, KAUST_Apoly_ChrSc, whole genome shotgun sequence genomic DNA includes:
- the ppat gene encoding amidophosphoribosyltransferase; this translates as MEFEESGIGEECGVFGCVAAGDWPTQLEVAQVLTLGLVALQHRGQESAGIVTSNGASPPTYTTHKGMGLVNTAFPPEALLKLRYGNLGICHTRYSTTGISELQNCQPFVVDTLHGKIAVAHNGELVNAHALRKKVMRHGVGLSTGSDSELITQLLAFTPPMEELDSPDWVARIKNLMTETPTSYSLLVMFKDVIYAVRDPYGNRPLCIGRLVPISKLHTTGVGEEDTEGWVVSSESCSFQSIGAKYYREVLPGEIVQISRHGVKTLSVVPRPEGDLPAFCIFEYVYFARPDSIFEGQMVYTVRQRCGRQLAIEAPTDVDVVSTVPESATPAALGYAQQSGLPYVEVLCKNRYVGRTFIQPNTRLRQLGVAKKFGALTDNFAGKRVVLIDDSIVRGNTISPIIKLLKEAGATEVHIRVASPPIRFPCYMGINIPTKEELIANKPEFQDIAGYIGADSVKYLTVEGLVSAVQEGIASLQEKDNISSCNKSSSKVGHCTACLTGKYPVELEW